The following are from one region of the Rhizobium sullae genome:
- a CDS encoding efflux RND transporter permease subunit has protein sequence MIPNFCIRRPVATTLLAIGVILAGLAGYRLLPVAALPQVDFPTINVSAALTGASPQTMANSVATPLIKQFETIPGISEISATNSLGNTSIVLQFDLNRNIDAAAADVQAAISNATRQLPDNMTTPPSYRKTNPADAPVMLLSVQSDTMPRAKLDAIAENIISPSLSTLPGVAEVSVFGAQTYAVRVEVDPNKLLARNIGIDTVNQAISAANSQVPVGTLQNSSQSMTINADTQRTNASEFRSLVIANPNGAPIHLGDIAEVKDSVQNQYTGGWYDGNRGIVLAIQRQPDANTVEVVDAINAKLPTLHAEIPASVTIKVMNDSATPIRDAISDVKFTLLLTIGLVVLVIYLFTGHLTATIIPGLAVPLSLISTFGMMYVLGYSVDNISLLGLTLAVGLVVDDAIVMLENILRHIEEGMPVLDAAIKGAGEVSYTIISMSVSLIAVFIPILLMGGVVGRIFNEFGMVVAIAIAASAIVSLTVTPMLSSRLSSGHGEPPFFIRWFDVGFERTLRGYDRAVGWCLSHRPTILGLFLASVGLTAYLFVALPTSFFPSEDIGRLNISTRARQDISYPAMEALQNQAAAIVKQNAAVSHVMSIVGGNARSPLNNGTMFVELKEKGQRPPLDQTLRELRASIAKVPGLQAFITPQQSLRFGGRQTASQYQLVVQALGADQTNLWANKIQQAMRSDPRFTDVTTDAQNNALQANVVVDFEKAAAFGIDNNQLRTTLQESFSGYTAAQIQSTGDSYDVIVEYDTNRPWDDQKLQDIRVASTNGTLVPLSNFATVERNTGPVTINQTGQLVSTTVSFNLPAGEALGDATAAIDQIKKDINMPSDVFTSYGGTAQIFEQSQGNTPLLILAAVLTIYVVLGVLYESFIHPLTILSGLPAAALGALLALKVMGFDLSIIALIGLLMLIGIVKKNAIMMIDVALENLRSTSMSPMEAIHEACVRRFRPIMMTTFCALLGALPIALGTGASSELRQPLGIAVVGGLIVSQALTLFITPVIFIEMDRLSSWLQTLGRQRKPVREEEKPTAIAAE, from the coding sequence ATGATCCCGAACTTCTGCATCCGGCGGCCAGTGGCAACGACACTTCTCGCAATCGGCGTGATCCTTGCAGGCCTCGCCGGTTACCGGCTCCTGCCCGTCGCGGCATTGCCGCAGGTCGATTTCCCGACGATCAACGTCTCGGCCGCGCTCACCGGCGCCTCGCCGCAAACCATGGCGAACTCGGTCGCCACCCCGCTGATAAAGCAGTTCGAGACCATCCCCGGCATCAGCGAAATCAGCGCAACCAACTCGCTCGGCAATACCAGCATCGTCCTGCAGTTCGACCTCAACCGCAACATCGACGCGGCTGCGGCCGACGTTCAGGCGGCGATCTCGAATGCGACACGGCAATTGCCGGACAACATGACAACGCCGCCGAGCTATCGCAAGACGAACCCGGCCGACGCGCCGGTTATGCTGCTTTCGGTGCAGAGCGATACGATGCCCCGCGCCAAACTGGACGCGATTGCCGAAAACATCATATCACCGTCGCTCTCCACCCTGCCCGGCGTGGCCGAAGTGTCCGTGTTCGGCGCGCAGACTTATGCGGTCCGCGTCGAGGTCGATCCGAACAAGCTACTTGCCCGCAACATCGGCATCGATACGGTCAACCAGGCAATCAGCGCCGCAAACAGCCAGGTGCCTGTCGGCACGCTGCAGAACAGCTCGCAGAGCATGACGATCAATGCCGACACGCAGCGCACCAACGCGAGCGAATTCCGCTCCCTTGTTATCGCAAATCCGAACGGCGCGCCGATCCATCTCGGCGACATCGCCGAAGTGAAAGACAGCGTCCAGAACCAGTACACCGGCGGCTGGTACGACGGAAACCGCGGCATCGTCCTTGCGATCCAGCGCCAGCCAGATGCGAACACGGTCGAGGTCGTGGATGCGATCAACGCCAAGCTGCCGACGCTTCATGCCGAGATCCCGGCATCGGTCACGATCAAGGTCATGAACGATTCCGCGACGCCGATCCGCGACGCGATTTCCGACGTGAAGTTCACCCTGCTGCTGACGATCGGCCTCGTCGTGCTCGTCATCTATCTCTTCACCGGCCACCTGACCGCAACGATCATTCCGGGCCTTGCCGTTCCGCTGTCGCTGATCTCGACCTTCGGTATGATGTACGTGCTCGGCTACAGTGTCGACAATATCTCACTGCTCGGATTGACGCTCGCGGTCGGCCTGGTGGTGGACGACGCGATCGTGATGCTGGAAAACATTCTTAGGCATATCGAAGAAGGAATGCCGGTCCTCGATGCAGCTATCAAAGGCGCGGGCGAGGTCAGCTACACGATCATTTCTATGTCGGTGTCGCTGATTGCGGTCTTCATCCCGATCCTACTGATGGGCGGAGTCGTCGGCCGCATCTTCAACGAGTTCGGCATGGTCGTTGCGATCGCCATCGCCGCTTCCGCCATCGTCTCGCTGACAGTGACGCCGATGCTCAGCTCACGGCTTTCCAGCGGTCACGGCGAGCCGCCGTTCTTCATCCGCTGGTTCGACGTAGGTTTTGAACGCACGCTCAGAGGCTACGACCGGGCGGTTGGCTGGTGCCTCAGCCACCGGCCTACGATCCTCGGCCTGTTCCTCGCCTCGGTCGGGTTGACGGCCTATCTGTTCGTGGCGCTGCCCACGAGCTTCTTTCCGTCTGAAGACATCGGTCGCCTGAACATCTCGACGCGCGCACGCCAGGATATCTCCTATCCGGCGATGGAAGCCTTGCAGAACCAGGCGGCGGCGATCGTGAAACAGAATGCCGCCGTCAGCCACGTCATGTCGATCGTCGGTGGCAATGCCCGCAGCCCGCTCAACAACGGCACGATGTTTGTCGAGTTGAAAGAAAAGGGGCAGCGTCCGCCGCTCGACCAGACCTTGCGCGAACTCAGGGCAAGCATCGCCAAAGTACCAGGCCTGCAGGCCTTTATTACGCCGCAGCAGAGCCTGCGTTTCGGTGGCCGCCAGACCGCGAGCCAGTATCAGCTGGTCGTTCAGGCGCTCGGCGCCGACCAGACCAATCTCTGGGCCAACAAGATCCAGCAGGCAATGCGCAGCGATCCGCGTTTCACCGACGTGACGACCGATGCGCAGAACAACGCGCTCCAGGCCAATGTCGTCGTGGATTTCGAAAAGGCAGCCGCCTTCGGTATCGACAACAACCAGTTGCGCACCACTCTGCAGGAGTCGTTCAGCGGCTATACAGCAGCGCAAATCCAATCCACCGGCGACAGCTACGACGTCATCGTCGAATACGATACCAATAGGCCCTGGGATGATCAGAAGCTCCAGGACATCCGCGTCGCCTCCACCAACGGCACGCTCGTTCCGCTGTCGAATTTCGCAACGGTCGAGCGCAACACCGGTCCGGTGACGATCAATCAGACGGGGCAGCTCGTCTCGACGACCGTCTCCTTCAACCTGCCCGCCGGCGAGGCGCTCGGCGATGCGACAGCCGCGATCGACCAGATCAAGAAGGACATCAACATGCCGTCGGACGTCTTCACGTCCTATGGCGGTACGGCACAGATCTTCGAGCAGTCGCAGGGCAATACGCCGCTTCTGATCCTCGCTGCGGTCCTGACGATCTATGTCGTGCTTGGCGTCCTCTACGAGAGCTTCATCCACCCGCTCACCATTCTGTCCGGCTTACCGGCCGCCGCTCTCGGGGCGCTGCTGGCTTTGAAGGTGATGGGCTTCGACCTCTCGATCATCGCGCTCATCGGCCTCTTGATGCTGATCGGAATTGTGAAGAAGAATGCGATCATGATGATCGACGTGGCGCTGGAGAACCTGCGCTCCACGTCGATGTCGCCCATGGAGGCCATTCACGAGGCCTGCGTACGGCGCTTCCGGCCGATCATGATGACGACCTTCTGCGCGCTGCTCGGGGCCCTTCCGATCGCGCTCGGCACCGGCGCCAGCTCGGAACTGCGCCAGCCCCTGGGCATCGCCGTCGTCGGGGGCCTCATTGTTTCCCAGGCTCTGACGCTCTTCATCACCCCCGTCATCTTCATCGAGATGGACCGGCTGAGCAGTTGGCTCCAGACCCTTGGACGGCAAAGGAAGCCGGTCCGGGAGGAAGAGAAACCGACGGCGATCGCGGCGGAGTAA
- a CDS encoding efflux RND transporter periplasmic adaptor subunit, whose product MRKFWITLSVIAVAAAGIWQFGNRIPFVAELPYVSQFIKAPARQGGGTRQAAVGQTPTDQQGGQRNRRGNGGPTLVKTVAAMKTVLPRDVTASGWADANNTTTIAAQEQGLVTSIVAADGATIKRGDLIVKLDDRTAQAAVDRDNATIIRDTATLSEAETALKRAGDLLAQRVGTQEAYDQAKAARDTAAATVEADKATLAADQVLLEHTEIRAPFDGRLGDITVSPGAFLDAGSAIVTIAEYDPIYVKFHLQERDLHQLKQSLATGPVDVTTAPDSANGSVRHGAISFYDNTVDVASGTILAKARFENASGALWPGQSVNLVVHFNNKEEQIVVPTVAVSPGADGFFSYVVKDGKVKMTPVTVARENGGFTAVSAGISEGDHVVIEGQAQLADQQAVEEQFDDKALKVASAIQPAHQTETLAGAEQ is encoded by the coding sequence ATGAGGAAATTCTGGATCACCCTCAGCGTTATTGCTGTTGCTGCCGCCGGCATTTGGCAGTTCGGAAACAGGATTCCGTTCGTCGCCGAGCTTCCCTATGTCTCGCAATTCATCAAGGCGCCCGCGCGACAAGGCGGCGGGACGCGCCAGGCCGCGGTCGGCCAGACGCCAACGGATCAGCAAGGCGGACAGCGGAACCGGCGGGGCAACGGCGGACCTACTTTGGTGAAGACGGTGGCCGCCATGAAAACCGTGCTGCCCCGGGACGTTACGGCGTCTGGCTGGGCGGATGCCAACAACACCACGACGATCGCCGCGCAGGAACAGGGCCTCGTTACGTCGATTGTTGCGGCTGATGGCGCAACGATCAAGCGGGGTGACCTGATCGTCAAGCTCGATGACCGGACCGCACAGGCGGCAGTCGACAGGGACAACGCGACGATCATCCGCGATACCGCAACGCTTTCGGAAGCGGAGACCGCGCTGAAACGCGCCGGCGATCTGCTGGCGCAGAGGGTCGGCACGCAAGAGGCTTACGACCAGGCGAAAGCCGCCCGCGATACGGCCGCAGCCACCGTCGAGGCTGACAAGGCCACGCTCGCCGCCGATCAGGTCCTGCTCGAGCACACCGAAATCCGTGCACCGTTCGATGGCCGGCTTGGCGATATCACCGTCAGCCCTGGAGCGTTCCTCGATGCCGGATCGGCGATCGTGACGATTGCCGAGTACGATCCGATCTACGTGAAATTCCATCTGCAGGAGCGCGACCTGCACCAATTGAAGCAGTCGCTCGCCACAGGCCCCGTCGATGTCACGACTGCGCCGGATTCGGCAAACGGCAGCGTGCGCCACGGCGCGATCAGCTTCTACGACAATACGGTCGATGTTGCCTCGGGCACGATTCTCGCAAAAGCGCGCTTCGAAAACGCATCCGGCGCACTCTGGCCCGGCCAATCGGTCAATCTCGTGGTTCACTTCAACAATAAGGAGGAGCAGATCGTCGTCCCGACCGTCGCGGTCAGCCCCGGCGCGGATGGCTTCTTTTCCTATGTCGTGAAAGACGGCAAGGTGAAGATGACGCCCGTCACCGTCGCCCGCGAGAACGGCGGTTTCACCGCTGTTTCCGCCGGGATCTCGGAAGGCGATCATGTCGTCATCGAGGGACAGGCCCAGCTTGCCGACCAGCAGGCGGTCGAAGAACAGTTCGACGATAAGGCGCTGAAAGTCGCTTCCGCCATCCAGCCGGCCCATCAAACCGAAACCCTGGCGGGGGCGGAACAATGA
- a CDS encoding SDR family oxidoreductase, whose amino-acid sequence MDLGINGKRALVLASSRGLGHGIAVALAREGANVLLCGRSGEQLEANCKAINANGNGKADWIWADLSDENFVETVAAAVKEKFGGLDILVNNTGGPTPGTTEDMTPERLETYFFSMVLRVISLTNALLPGMKAQGWGRILTVASSGVIEPIANLALSNTLRPALAGWSKTLASEVASHGVTANLLLPGSILTGRLDELDGAAAQRTGKSMEEIRSDKEARIPVGRYGKVEEFAATAAFLCSQPASYITGSLIRCDGGAARSV is encoded by the coding sequence ATGGATCTCGGCATCAACGGCAAACGCGCACTCGTCCTGGCCTCGTCGCGCGGGCTCGGCCACGGCATTGCGGTTGCGCTGGCGCGCGAAGGCGCGAACGTGCTTCTCTGCGGCCGCAGCGGCGAGCAGCTGGAGGCGAACTGCAAAGCGATCAACGCCAACGGCAACGGCAAGGCCGACTGGATCTGGGCCGACCTTTCCGACGAGAATTTTGTGGAGACGGTGGCTGCCGCCGTCAAGGAAAAGTTTGGTGGCTTGGATATCCTGGTGAACAACACCGGCGGCCCGACACCTGGGACCACGGAAGACATGACGCCGGAGAGGCTCGAGACCTATTTCTTTTCGATGGTGCTGCGGGTTATCTCGCTCACCAACGCCCTGCTTCCGGGCATGAAGGCGCAAGGCTGGGGCCGCATCCTCACCGTCGCATCGTCGGGCGTCATCGAGCCCATCGCCAACCTGGCGCTTTCCAACACGCTGCGCCCTGCCCTTGCCGGCTGGTCGAAGACGCTCGCCTCGGAAGTCGCAAGCCATGGCGTGACGGCCAATTTGCTCCTTCCCGGCAGCATTCTGACCGGACGCCTCGACGAGCTCGACGGTGCCGCCGCCCAGCGCACCGGCAAAAGCATGGAGGAAATCCGCAGCGACAAGGAAGCCCGCATTCCTGTCGGCCGCTACGGCAAAGTGGAGGAATTTGCCGCAACCGCCGCCTTCCTCTGCAGCCAGCCGGCGAGCTATATCACCGGCTCGCTGATCCGTTGCGACGGCGGTGCGGCGCGTTCGGTTTGA
- a CDS encoding electron transfer flavoprotein-ubiquinone oxidoreductase, which yields MTDMTELPERESMEFDVVIVGGGPAGLSAAIRLKQVNPELSVVVLEKGAEVGAHILSGAVVDPIGIDRLLPDWRSESDHPFKTEVTADHFLVLGPAGSVRLPNFLMPPLMNNHGNYIVSLGNVCRWLAGHAEALGVEIYPGFAATEVLYNDEGAVIGVATGDMGIDKSGEPGPNYTRGMALLGKYTLIGEGVRGSLAKQLIAKFDLSKHREPQKFGIGLKELWQVKTDHHKPGLVQHSFGWPLGFKTGGGSFLYHLEDNLVAVGFVVHLNYKNPYLNPFEEFQRFKTHPAIRGTFEGGKRLSYGARAITEGGYQSVPKLSFPGGALIGCSAGFVNVPRIKGSHNAVLSGMLAAEKIAEAIAAGRANDEVIEIENEWRKGDIGKDLKKVRNVKPLWSKFGTAVGVALGGLDMWTNTLFGFSFFGTLKHGKTDAASLEPAARHTKIDYPKPDGVLTFDRLSSVFLSNTNHEEDQPVHLQVKDMALQKSSEHDIYAGPSARYCPAAVYEWVEKDGKDTFVINAQNCVHCKTCDIKDPNQNINWVPPQGGEGPVYPNM from the coding sequence ATGACCGACATGACTGAGTTGCCGGAACGCGAGAGCATGGAATTCGACGTGGTGATCGTCGGCGGGGGACCTGCCGGTTTGTCGGCTGCAATCCGGCTGAAGCAGGTCAACCCGGAGCTTTCGGTCGTCGTTCTGGAAAAAGGCGCGGAAGTCGGTGCGCATATCCTCTCCGGCGCCGTGGTCGACCCGATCGGCATCGACCGGCTGCTGCCGGATTGGCGCAGCGAAAGCGATCATCCCTTCAAGACGGAGGTGACCGCCGATCATTTCCTGGTACTCGGCCCGGCCGGTTCCGTCCGCCTGCCGAACTTTTTGATGCCGCCGCTGATGAACAACCACGGCAACTACATCGTCTCCCTCGGCAACGTCTGTCGCTGGCTGGCGGGCCACGCCGAAGCGCTCGGTGTCGAGATCTATCCGGGCTTCGCGGCAACCGAAGTGCTCTACAATGACGAAGGCGCCGTTATTGGCGTTGCCACCGGCGACATGGGCATCGACAAGAGCGGCGAGCCCGGCCCAAACTATACGCGCGGCATGGCGCTGCTCGGCAAATACACTCTGATCGGCGAAGGCGTGCGTGGTTCGCTCGCCAAGCAGTTGATCGCCAAGTTCGACCTTTCGAAGCACCGAGAACCTCAAAAATTCGGCATCGGCCTCAAGGAACTCTGGCAGGTGAAGACGGATCACCACAAGCCGGGCCTCGTGCAGCACTCCTTCGGCTGGCCGCTCGGCTTCAAGACCGGCGGCGGCTCGTTCCTCTACCATCTGGAAGACAACCTCGTCGCCGTCGGCTTCGTGGTCCACTTGAACTACAAGAACCCCTATCTCAATCCCTTCGAGGAGTTCCAGCGCTTCAAGACGCATCCGGCGATCCGCGGCACCTTCGAGGGTGGCAAGCGACTCTCCTACGGCGCCCGCGCCATCACCGAAGGCGGGTACCAGTCGGTGCCGAAGCTCTCCTTCCCCGGCGGCGCGCTGATCGGCTGTTCGGCCGGCTTCGTCAACGTGCCGCGCATCAAGGGCAGCCACAACGCGGTGCTTTCCGGCATGCTGGCGGCCGAGAAGATCGCCGAAGCGATCGCTGCCGGCCGCGCCAATGACGAGGTCATCGAGATCGAAAACGAATGGCGCAAGGGCGATATCGGCAAGGACCTCAAGAAGGTCCGAAACGTCAAGCCGCTCTGGTCGAAGTTCGGCACTGCTGTCGGCGTGGCGCTCGGCGGCCTGGACATGTGGACGAACACGCTGTTCGGTTTCTCCTTTTTCGGTACGCTGAAACACGGCAAGACCGATGCCGCCTCGCTGGAGCCGGCCGCCCGGCACACGAAGATCGATTATCCGAAGCCGGACGGCGTGCTGACTTTTGATCGTCTCTCCTCCGTGTTCCTGTCGAATACCAATCACGAGGAAGACCAGCCGGTGCACCTGCAGGTCAAGGACATGGCGTTGCAGAAATCGTCCGAACACGACATCTACGCCGGCCCGTCGGCACGCTACTGTCCGGCCGCCGTTTACGAATGGGTGGAGAAGGACGGCAAGGACACCTTCGTCATCAACGCCCAGAACTGCGTGCACTGCAAGACCTGCGACATCAAGGATCCCAACCAGAACATCAACTGGGTGCCGCCGCAGGGTGGCGAGGGGCCGGTCTATCCGAACATGTGA
- a CDS encoding DMT family transporter, whose protein sequence is MTSFSVTNEKSPSLITGYAGGTVTVLIWATWLLATRHSAATPLGSIDIGLIRYGVPALALSPVWLKTGLLPKGVPLHLLALMVAGAGAVFFLVATLAIHATPAGSSGILLGGSMPLATALIGVFIFGERPDITRKLGLAAIVGGVLILLVQSLADASLPWTSFVLLPAGAVLWASYTHAFRRSGLTAIQASALIAIWSFLIIAALAGVFGTSLAQASAEDLGLQVLSQGILSGLVAMVAYGTAVKTLGGIQAAAFTAITPVLATLGGGVLLGEEIGPAEIAAAVITGIGVALSTGIAARRR, encoded by the coding sequence ATGACCAGCTTCAGCGTCACCAACGAGAAGTCCCCATCCCTCATCACCGGCTATGCGGGCGGAACCGTCACGGTGCTCATCTGGGCAACGTGGCTTCTTGCGACCCGCCACAGCGCGGCAACGCCGCTCGGCTCGATCGATATCGGGCTCATCCGCTACGGCGTCCCGGCACTTGCCCTTTCGCCCGTTTGGCTCAAGACCGGCCTGCTGCCGAAGGGCGTTCCCTTGCATCTGCTGGCATTGATGGTAGCCGGCGCCGGGGCCGTCTTCTTTCTCGTCGCCACGCTCGCCATCCACGCGACCCCGGCGGGTTCGTCGGGCATCCTGCTCGGCGGCTCCATGCCGCTTGCAACGGCGCTGATCGGCGTGTTCATCTTCGGGGAGCGGCCCGATATTACTCGCAAGCTCGGCCTCGCCGCGATCGTCGGCGGCGTGCTGATCTTGCTTGTGCAGAGCCTTGCGGATGCATCGCTGCCATGGACGAGCTTCGTGCTTTTGCCGGCGGGCGCCGTTCTCTGGGCAAGCTATACGCACGCCTTCCGCCGCAGCGGGCTCACCGCCATCCAGGCAAGCGCGCTGATCGCCATCTGGTCGTTCCTGATCATTGCCGCACTTGCCGGCGTCTTCGGCACCTCGCTGGCGCAGGCAAGTGCTGAAGATCTCGGACTGCAGGTTCTGAGCCAGGGCATCTTGTCAGGCCTTGTCGCCATGGTTGCCTATGGTACTGCCGTCAAAACGCTGGGGGGAATACAGGCGGCTGCCTTCACCGCGATCACGCCGGTGCTTGCGACGCTTGGCGGGGGAGTCCTGCTGGGGGAGGAAATCGGCCCTGCGGAGATCGCCGCCGCTGTCATCACCGGGATCGGCGTAGCATTGTCGACCGGCATCGCGGCCCGGCGGCGCTGA
- a CDS encoding Lrp/AsnC family transcriptional regulator, with protein MPNLDKFDLAILECLQQDARATNVEIAEKVNLSPSPCLRRIRNLEKAGVIRGYRADIDRKEVGLGLTVFVEFKVIHHSRENAESQQAALLAIPEIVSCFLISGSADFLAEVVVEDLAAYERLLTDTLLTLPNVSDIRSNFAIRSMKTHGPLKLPKGR; from the coding sequence ATGCCAAATCTTGATAAATTCGATCTGGCCATCCTTGAATGCCTGCAGCAGGATGCGCGCGCCACCAACGTCGAAATCGCCGAAAAGGTAAACCTCTCGCCGTCGCCCTGCCTGCGGCGCATCCGCAACCTGGAAAAGGCGGGTGTGATCCGGGGTTACCGTGCCGATATCGACCGGAAGGAGGTGGGACTGGGGCTCACGGTCTTCGTCGAATTCAAGGTCATCCATCACAGCCGCGAAAATGCGGAGTCCCAGCAGGCGGCTCTCCTGGCGATCCCGGAGATCGTCTCCTGCTTCTTGATCTCGGGAAGCGCGGATTTTCTGGCCGAAGTCGTCGTCGAGGACCTTGCGGCGTACGAGCGGCTTCTCACCGACACGCTGCTGACGCTCCCGAATGTCAGCGACATCCGCTCGAACTTCGCCATCCGCAGCATGAAGACCCATGGCCCTTTGAAGCTGCCGAAGGGAAGGTAG
- the mgtE gene encoding magnesium transporter, with translation MNFNRFPLRAGHAARFFTNDSLGAVTTAEHVERLNTLEASEAAAILAALQQLKAVRILGRPELHNAAAILAKMPVEHAARLLNATANDRVADLFLELNEDARATLFAKLDDPTALAVKHLMGYPPRTAGGIMTTEFVSVPDSWTVAETLDHVRQVERSRETVYAIYVLDVATQVLTNVVTLRRLITGEPQASVLSVAQKGGLVRCHPSMTQEDVARLIRKHNLLALPVVDDDGRMLGIVTVDDVIDTMIADTTEDAQKFGGMEALGKPYMKIGFPGMIRKRAGWLSALFLGEMLTASAMQYFEGELEKAIVLTLFVPLIMSSGGNSGSQATSLIIRALALGELKLSDWWRVLFRELPTGIVLGAILGLVGLARIVLWQKIGLYDYGEHWLLVGVTVFAALIGIVTFGSLCGSMLPFLLQRLRLDPASASAPFVATLVDVTGLVIYFSVALLILSGTLL, from the coding sequence ATGAACTTCAATCGCTTCCCCTTGCGGGCAGGCCATGCCGCCCGTTTCTTCACCAACGACAGCCTCGGAGCGGTTACCACCGCAGAGCACGTCGAGCGTCTAAATACACTCGAAGCCTCGGAGGCAGCGGCGATCCTCGCCGCGCTTCAGCAGCTGAAGGCCGTCCGTATTCTCGGCAGGCCGGAGCTGCACAACGCTGCCGCAATCCTCGCCAAGATGCCGGTCGAGCATGCAGCGCGGCTCCTCAACGCCACTGCAAACGACCGCGTCGCCGATCTCTTCCTTGAACTGAACGAGGATGCGCGCGCGACCCTCTTCGCAAAGCTCGACGACCCGACTGCGCTCGCCGTCAAACATCTGATGGGCTATCCGCCGCGCACGGCCGGCGGCATCATGACGACCGAGTTCGTCAGCGTGCCGGATAGTTGGACCGTTGCCGAAACACTGGACCATGTTCGCCAGGTCGAGCGCTCGCGCGAGACGGTCTATGCGATCTACGTCCTCGATGTGGCAACGCAGGTGCTGACCAATGTCGTCACACTGCGCCGCCTCATCACCGGCGAACCGCAGGCATCGGTTCTTTCCGTTGCGCAGAAGGGCGGCCTCGTTCGCTGTCACCCGTCGATGACGCAGGAGGACGTCGCCCGGCTGATCCGCAAGCACAACCTGCTGGCGCTGCCGGTCGTCGACGATGACGGTCGCATGCTCGGCATCGTCACCGTCGACGACGTGATCGACACGATGATTGCCGATACGACCGAGGACGCCCAGAAGTTCGGCGGTATGGAAGCGCTCGGCAAGCCTTACATGAAGATCGGCTTTCCCGGCATGATCCGCAAACGGGCCGGCTGGCTTTCGGCCCTCTTCCTCGGCGAGATGCTGACGGCAAGCGCCATGCAGTATTTCGAGGGCGAGCTGGAAAAGGCGATCGTGCTGACGCTCTTCGTGCCGCTCATCATGAGCTCGGGCGGCAATTCCGGATCGCAAGCAACTTCGCTCATCATCCGCGCCCTGGCGCTCGGCGAACTCAAGCTTTCGGACTGGTGGCGCGTGCTCTTCCGCGAGTTGCCGACCGGCATCGTGCTTGGCGCCATCCTCGGGCTCGTCGGCCTTGCCCGCATCGTGCTGTGGCAGAAGATCGGGCTCTATGACTATGGCGAGCACTGGCTGCTGGTCGGCGTCACCGTGTTCGCAGCCCTGATCGGCATCGTCACCTTCGGTTCGCTCTGCGGCTCGATGCTGCCGTTCCTGCTGCAAAGGCTCCGCCTGGACCCCGCCAGCGCCTCGGCCCCCTTCGTCGCCACGCTGGTCGACGTGACCGGTCTGGTGATCTACTTCTCGGTCGCGCTGCTCATCCTCAGCGGGACGTTGCTTTAG
- a CDS encoding zinc-binding alcohol dehydrogenase family protein yields the protein MRAVAYNIPQPISAETSLIDVDLPVPEATGHDLLVEIKAVSVNPVDVKVRAHMAPPADELKVLGWDAAGIVKAVGADVTLFKPGDEVYYAGAINRPGSNAEFHLVDERIVGRKPKSLDFAAAAALPLTSITAYEALFDRLKVQDPVPGAARSLLIIGGAGGVGSIAIQIAHVLTDLTVIATASRPETRVWVKELGAHHVVDHSKPLAPQIGALSIGAPGFVFSTTNTDSHIADIVESIAPQGRFALIDDPKVLDIVPFKRKAVSVHWELMFTRSLFSTPDMIEQHKLLNRISKLVDTGKIRTTLTETVGTINAANLKKAHARVESGRMKGKAVLAGF from the coding sequence ATGCGCGCCGTCGCCTACAATATCCCACAGCCCATTTCCGCCGAAACCTCGCTGATCGATGTCGACCTGCCAGTGCCGGAAGCGACCGGGCATGACCTGCTCGTCGAGATCAAGGCCGTCTCCGTCAATCCGGTCGATGTGAAAGTGCGGGCGCACATGGCACCGCCTGCAGATGAATTGAAGGTTCTCGGCTGGGACGCCGCCGGCATCGTCAAGGCCGTCGGAGCGGATGTCACGCTCTTCAAGCCGGGAGACGAAGTCTACTATGCCGGTGCGATCAATCGCCCGGGTTCGAACGCGGAGTTTCATCTGGTCGACGAGCGCATCGTTGGCCGCAAGCCGAAGAGCCTCGATTTCGCGGCCGCTGCCGCACTGCCGCTGACGTCGATCACCGCTTATGAAGCCTTGTTCGATCGGTTGAAGGTTCAAGATCCCGTGCCGGGGGCCGCACGCTCGCTCCTTATCATCGGTGGCGCCGGGGGTGTCGGCTCGATCGCCATCCAGATCGCCCACGTGCTGACCGATCTGACGGTCATCGCAACTGCCTCCCGTCCCGAAACACGGGTCTGGGTGAAGGAACTTGGCGCACACCACGTCGTCGATCACTCGAAGCCGCTCGCGCCGCAGATTGGCGCCCTCAGCATCGGCGCTCCGGGCTTCGTCTTCTCGACAACCAACACCGACAGCCATATCGCCGACATCGTCGAGTCGATCGCACCGCAGGGCCGCTTCGCGCTAATCGACGATCCAAAGGTGCTCGATATCGTGCCCTTCAAGCGCAAGGCAGTTTCGGTGCATTGGGAACTGATGTTCACACGTTCGCTCTTTTCGACACCTGACATGATCGAGCAGCATAAGCTGCTCAACAGGATCTCGAAGCTTGTCGATACCGGCAAGATCCGCACCACGCTCACCGAAACCGTCGGCACGATCAATGCAGCCAATCTGAAGAAGGCGCATGCAAGGGTCGAAAGCGGCAGGATGAAGGGCAAGGCGGTACTCGCCGGTTTCTGA